The Oncorhynchus tshawytscha isolate Ot180627B linkage group LG18, Otsh_v2.0, whole genome shotgun sequence genome has a window encoding:
- the LOC112217518 gene encoding collagen alpha-1(X) chain — MDLRVTSVLLLLVALAVATPERYYHVQKVAKQQQHYPTKSHVQTVSGEPGIPGSPGEPGPMGPPGPPGNNGVGHPGQQGPPGAPGPAGYSAAGKPGNPGGPGKPGSNGMPGEKGHTGAPGAMGPRGSPGSAGSPGPAGYSSAGKPGPHGLPGGMGPRGESGLKGHPGIPGLQGQKGERGVGIPGAPGANGQVGPMGPSGMPGQPGVGKSGATGYPGEPGKSGTPGRDGAPGAMGQPGPKGHNGNPGVGAPGKSGENGSPGMPGNMGPKGPQGHAGQPGAPGIPGVGKPGANGMTGDRGSPGTSGTTGQKGEPGPTGYTGATGGTGLMGPAGPQGARGFQGEPGVQGSKGDVGMLGAPGAKGTKGDQGHQGYAGKAGIPGAAGPPGATGATGHQGNKGAQGHAGSPGQPGSNGLAGAKGHPGTPGGPGKPGESGIPGTRGPVGPSGPAGQAGLRGHAGLPGAPGPAGQMAKGMSGPMGPPGAPGSRGNDGNPGAMGPPGPPGPPGEMVYHHEKSMPIKSHEIMMPHEMMKAPMSAFSAVLTVAYPSAGSPVPFNQIIYNGEQHYDPQTGIFSCQVPGLYYFSYHMHVNGANALVALYKNGEPIMFSYDEYNKGFLDQLSGSTVLMLNAHDQVYIQVPDEETNGVFAADNVHCSFSGFLIAST; from the exons ATGGACCTCAGAGTGACAAGCGTTCTCCTCCTCCTGGTGGCCTTGGCCGTGGCAACACCAGAGAGATACTACCATGTACAGAAAGTagccaagcagcagcagcattatcCTACCAAGAGCCATGTCCAAA CTGTTTCAGGTGAGCCAGGTATTCCCGGATCCCCTGGTGAGCCAGGACCTATGGGCCCCCCTGGGCCTCCCGGCAATAACGGCGTGGGACATCCTGGACAACAGGGCCCACCCGGGGCCCCCGGACCCGCTGGCTACTCCGCAGCTGGCAAGCCTGGCAATCCAGGTGGTCCCGGGAAACCAGGTAGTAACGGAATGCCCGGTGAGAAGGGCCATACTGGCGCACCTGGAGCCATGGGTCCAAGAGGATCACCCGGTTCCGCTGGAAGCCCAGGACCTGCTGGATACTCTTCTGCTGGCAAACCTGGCCCACACGGTCTGCCTGGCGGCATGGGGCCAAGGGGTGAGAGTGGACTTAAAGGGCATCCAGGTATCCCTGGTCTGCAAGgacaaaagggagagaggggagttggTATTCCTGGGGCACCAGGTGCAAACGGCCAAGTGGGCCCAATGGGACCCTCTGGTATGCCAGGGCAACCCGGAGTTGGTAAGTCTGGTGCCACTGGATACCCTGGGGAGCCTGGGAAGTCAGGTACTCCAGGTAGGGATGGAGCTCCAGGAGCTATGGGTCAGCCAGGGCCAAAGGGCCACAATGGAAACCCTGGGGTAGGAGCGCCAGGAAAATCAGGTGAGAATGGCAGTCCAGGTATGCCTGGAAATATGGGACCTAAAGGTCCCCAGGGACATGCCGGACAACCAGGTGCACCTGGCATACCAGGAGTTGGTAAACCAGGAGCTAATGGCATGACAGGTGACAGAGGATCCCCCGGTACATCAGGAACCACCGGTCAGAAAGGAGAGCCAGGGCCAACAGGTTACACTGGGGCAACAGGTGGTACTGGCCTTATGGGTCCAGCTGGGCCACAGGGTGCTAGAGGATTCCAGGGagaaccaggtgtgcagggatcTAAAGGAGATGTCGGCATGCTGGGAGCTCCAGGGGCAAAGGGAACCAAGGGGGATCAGGGACATCAGGGTTACGCAGGGAAGGCAGGTATCCCCGGGGCAGCAGGCCCTCCTGGTGCAACCGGCGCTACAGGACATCAGGGTAACAAGGGAGCTCAGGGCCATGCTGGCTCTCCTGGTCAGCCAGGTTCAAATGGGCTTGCAGGAGCAAAGGGACACCCAGGCACACCTGGAGGCCCAGGGAAACCAGGCGAGAGCGGCATCCCAGGTACAAGAGGACCAGTGGGGCCTTCAGGTCCAGCAGGTCAAGCAGGTCTTAGGGGTCACGCAGGTCTTCCCGGCGCACCCGGCCCAGCTGGCCAGATGGCCAAGGGAATGTCTGGTCCTATGGGTCCACCTGGAGCTCCTGGTTCCAGAGGTAACGATGGTAACCCAGGTGCTATGGGACCTCCTGGCCCACCTGGTCCCCCTGGTGAGATGGTCTACCATCACGAGAAGAGCATGCCCATCAAGTCCCATGAGATTATGATGCCTCATGAGATGATGAAGGCCCCTATGTCCGCCTTCAGCGCGGTTCTGACGGTGGCTTACCCATCAGCGGGTTCACCCGTTCCATTCAACCAGATTATTTACAATGGGGAGCAGCACTATGACCCCCAGACTGGCATCTTCTCCTGCCAGGTACCAGGTCTCTACTACTTCTCCTACCATATGCATGTTAACGGTGCTAATGCATTGGTGGCACTGTACAAAAATGGTGAGCCAATCATGTTCTCATACGATGAGTACAACAAGGGCTTCTTGGATCAGTTGTCTGGCAGCACTGTACTTATGCTGAATGCCCATGACCAAGTCTACATTCAGGTCCCTGATGAGGAGACCAATGGTGTCTTTGCTGCCGATAATGTTCACTGCTCTTTCTCTGGGTTCCTGATTGCCTCAACGTGA